One window of Drosophila busckii strain San Diego stock center, stock number 13000-0081.31 chromosome 3L, ASM1175060v1, whole genome shotgun sequence genomic DNA carries:
- the LOC108598287 gene encoding basic helix-loop-helix neural transcription factor TAP, whose translation MFAYNAPQCFEFAEDEEDDDASFDSGYEKSFETEAQASSRRRLDFEEHYNNAGGAAAAAATAATTPLGWHDSVSPPGFVGLLDTSSNHSTRSGRTLVEHLNSRAASFDPQLTSTPMKSPPDAADGATPRMKRKYAVGKNRVTRSRSPTQVVRIKKVRRMKANDRERTRMHTLNDALERLRVTLPSLPEETKLTKIEILRFAHNYIFALEQVLESGGSINLDLEKLQNFTLSGERITKELFDALFVNPQAYPMFNCGRMFPYQQQQPEPPHYQSLDYQPPGFDLGSSMRFYQQQQQQQQLSQQQEHFSQQKYELFRSNFEAAAQEPNTGLHQHSSFYSQTPPWKEYPEELQQQPQQQQLNYKQFQV comes from the coding sequence aTGTTCGCCTACAATGCGCCGCAGTGCTTTGAGTTTGCCGAGGATGAGGAGGACGACGATGCGTCCTTTGACAGCGGCTACGAGAAGAGCTTTGAGACAGAAGCGCAGGCGAGCTCAAGACGCAGACTAGACTTTGAGGAGCATTACAACAATGCAggcggcgcagctgcagcggcggcgacggcggctaCGACGCCGCTAGGCTGGCACGATTCAGTTAGTCCGCCTGGCTTTGTAGGGCTGTTGGATACGAGCAGCAATCACAGCACACGCAGCGGACGCACCTTGGTGGAGCATTTGAACAGTCGCGCCGCCAGCTTTGATCCGCAGCTCACCAGCACGCCCATGAAGTCGCCACCAGATGCAGCAGATGGCGCAACGCCGCGCATGAAGCGCAAATATGCCGTCGGCAAAAATCGCGTAACGCGTTCGCGCAGCCCCACGCAAGTGGTGCGCATAAAGAAGGTGCGACGCATGAAGGCGAATGATCGGGAGCGAACGCGCATGCATACGCTGAATGATGCGCTGGAGCGTCTGCGTGTGACGCTGCCCTCGCTGCCGGAGGAGACGAAGCTGACCAAGATTGAGATTCTACGCTTTGCTCACAACTACATTTTTGCCTTGGAGCAGGTGCTCGAAAGCGGCGGCAGCATTAATCTTGATCTGGAGAAGCTGCAGAACTTTACGCTAAGCGGCGAGCGCATTACCAAAGAACTTTTCGATGCGCTCTTCGTGAATCCCCAAGCATATCCCATGTTCAACTGCGGACGCATGTTTCcatatcagcaacagcaaccagagCCGCCGCACTATCAAAGCTTGGACTACCAGCCGCCTGGCTTTGATCTTGGCAGCAGCATGCGCttctatcagcagcagcagcaacagcagcagctcagtcaACAACAGGAACACTTCTCCCAGCAAAAATACGAACTCTTCCGCAGCAACTTCGAGGCTGCTGCGCAGGAGCCCAACACTGGTCTGCATCAGCACAGCAGCTTCTATTCCCAAACGCCGCCTTGGAAGGAATACCCAGAggaactacaacaacaaccacaacaacaacagcttaactataaacaatttcaagtgTAG
- the LOC108601130 gene encoding uncharacterized protein LOC108601130 isoform X1, with protein MDIILPNVRLQDEQKFLDCAAKFNYDAFQAQMFVFCTNQSDVDAYPLMGDDRLQQLIYAWDTCDVHNRECITEELEHMLKVLAHHTLQLWFGEEWKYSVGSLKRMLLFFLNKGCSALMQVKGLCGIDWHYLLNLQAAPWRLPYLQQLFINLRRNKKQEIEHDVPAATAEDVTYYQQEPLYLIILRLIKLFDAGNWEAVKQLSLRVLSAWLQLHATSSAQCLQQDKNITLVAHLYLMTVFGADDNAGFKIDNLMYNIRFYMRGLQEQPCVELLSYTPALLIAHICVLLGLGKHSFFEQIVFKQFSLNLVHPFAVALEAYASYVLGNQLLELMALNEHDFMAQFEQFKQLMQHYVNQRELSEQFLFNELQKQEAQRNSHCLPHVVKLNLNFQHLICKGNRASNIGNYKNCDDDEKPMLVPEADDELDRQIDPIFQNVPYNAQVLDFVYKLLSQRSHRGWQFAKIALLLKIIGQKLNTIEVWRYHPGLTTQFMLNLELKLADSYADLAKVFHEHAFMEAEFWLTAFYLHPTRANYIEVKRCSRIKTKRLEEDEPMPSRPSRCFKIENAKYELLSSTIDVDEIVAVTNHYDAVTDYDAVLRILQALRLPRSIVKDLLTVAFLPRNKRYSWALDWSTLQERCEALLKSPELKRKFVALNMAEASDGLKFLKIDYAKYKNRPQLDYGSIEQGYEAAANMPEEHEEQPAPELDAEAAREKAALERKRKRSKFWDEVSEDDEEEEQQQTDEEEDYYTGAGRRTRVRAAAVVANAMISDMERAMRSGRVQTSAEQAEELQVEDAPPLPAAEPEQPKRRFGELLQACAKVNNTTSGFSAITDIWNCDKQELQHIEADDCMFMESRGLMAKFMQLQEKKEQQQLDQPLDESSEASSSTSMTALHGEDSASDSASGVSKALRPTTVLTIATEGLQQPVTTTTSEVETITATEGESEEERRVQTITTIDAAKLAAECLTRQLEIRLKKLTSQDIEQLRGLRVLIKRTNFESYYKAKAEEATTPPTEEARTRLVALGRPRMKQLQRLKPNQSDSSSSTETEDKVKACPASQRRKRVLKAQQASKSIKQLKRKRPRHITADVIELSSDSLSSSLSPLPLNMPVTVTVHSHYAHLDDPLYEEEIVPF; from the exons ATGGATATAATACTGCCAAATGTGCGTTTGCAGGATGAGCAAAAATTTCTGGATTGCGCAGCTAAATTTAACTATGACGCATTTCAAGCG caaatgtttgtgttttgcaCAAACCAAAGTGATGTGGATGCATATCCGCTAATGGGTGACGATCGTTTGCAGCAATTGATTTATGCGTGGGATACGTGCGATGTGCATAACAGAGAATGCATAACAGAGGAGCTGGAGCATATGTTGAAAGTGCTGGCGCATCATACGCTGCAGCTGTGGTTCGGCGAGGAGTGGAAATACAGCGTGGGCAGTCTCAAACgcatgttgttgttctttttaaACAAAGGCTGCAGCGCGCTAATGCAAGTTAAAGGACTTTGCGGTATTGATTGGCACTACTtgttaaatttgcaagcagcacCTTGGCGCTTGCCGTACCTacagcaattgtttattaatctgcgtagaaacaaaaagcaagaaatAGAACATGATGTGCCAGCAGCTACAGCGGAGG ATGTAACTTATTATCAACAAGAGCCGCTGTACTTAATAATCTTGCGGCTGATAAAACTTTTTGATGCCGGCAACTGGGAAGCTGTAAAGCAATTGTCACTGCGTGTGCTCTCAGCTTGGCTAcagctgcatgccacaagcagcgCGCAGTGCCTGCAACAGGATAAGAACATAACACTTGTAGCGCATCTCTATCTGATGACAGTCTTTGGTGCGGATGATAATGCAGGCTTTAAGATAGACAATCTG ATGTACAACATACGCTTCTATATGCGTGGCCTGCAGGAACAGCCCTGTGTGGAGCTACTCAGCTATACGCCTGCGCTTTTGATAGCGCATATTTGCGTGCTGCTGGGGCTGGGCAAGCACAGCTTCTTCGAGCAAATTGTGTTTAAGCAGTTTAGCTTGAATCTGGTGCATCCCTTTGCTGTTGCCTTGGAGGCTTATGCCAGCTATGTGCTGGGCAATCAACTGCTGGAGCTAATGGCGCTCAATGAGCACGACTTTATGGCGCAATTTGAGCAGTTCAAGCAGCTGATGCAACACTATGTGAACCAGCGTGAACTAAGCGAACAATTTCTATTCAACGAGCTGCAGAAACAGGAAGCGCAAAGGAACAGCCACTGCCTGCCGCATGTAGTGAAGCTGAATCTCAACTTTCAGCATTTGATATGCAAGGGCAACAGAGCGAGTAATATAGGCAACTATAAGAACTGCGATGATGATGAGAAACCAATGCTAGTGCCTGAAGCGGACGATGAGCTGGACAGACAAATCGATCCCATATTTCAAAATGTGCCATACAATGCGCAAGTGTtggattttgtttataaattgctatCGCAGCGC AGCCACCGAGGCTGGCAGTTTGCAAAAATAGCTTTGCTGTTGAAGATCATTGGACAGAAACTGAATACCATAGAGGTATGGCGCTATCATCCTGGACTCACTACACAATTCATGCTTAATCTGGAGCTTAAGCTGGCCGACAGCTACGCCGACTTGGCCAAGGTTTTTCACGAACACGCATTCATGGAGGCCGAGTTCTGGCTAACCGCGTTCTATTTGCATCCCACACGCGCCAATTATATCGAAGTCAAGCGCTGTTCgcgcattaaaacaaaacgctTGGAGGAGGACGAGCCCATGCCCAGTCGTCCGTCGCGTTGCTTTAAAATTGAGAATGCCAAATATGAGCTGCTGAGCTCCACAATCGATGTGGATGAAATTGTAGCGGTGACCAATCACTACGATGCTGTTACTGACTACGATGCAGTCTTAAGGATACTGCAGGCCTTGCGCCTGCCACGCAGCATTGTTAAGGATCTGCTGACTGTTGCCTTTCTGCCGCGCAATAAACGCTACTCCTGGGCGCTGGACTGGAGCACGTTGCAAGAGCGCTGCGAAGCGCTGCTGAAAAGTCCCGAGCTAAAGCGCAAATTTGTGGCACTCAACATGGCGGAGGCGAGTGATGGCCTGAAGTTCTTGAAAATAGATTATGCCAAGTATAAGAATAGACCGCAGCTGGACTATGGCAGCATAGAGCAAGGCTATGAGGCAGCGGCAAACATGCCAGAGGAGCACGAAgagcagccagcgccagagcTGGATGCGGAGGCGGCACGCGAGAAGGCGGCGCTTGAAAGAAAACGCAAACGCAGCAAATTTTGGGATGAAG TGAGTGAAgatgatgaggaggaggagcagcagcaaacggaTGAGGAGGAAGATTATTATACAGGCGCGGGGCGTAGAACACGCGtacgcgctgctgctgtagtaGCCAATGCTATGATCTCAGACATGGAAAGAGCAATGCGCAGTGGCCGCGTGCAGACGTCAGCGGAGCAAGCAGAAGAGCTGCAAGTGGAAGATGCGCCAccactgccagcagcagaaCCAGAGCAGCCAAAGCGTCGCTTTGGTGAGCTGCTACAAGCCTGCGCCAAAGTGAACAACACGACAAGTGGATTTAGTGCCATTACTGATATTTGGAACTGTGACAAGCAGGAGTTGCAGCATATCGAGGCGGATGACTGCATGTTTATGGAAAGCAGAGGCTTGATGGCCAAGTTTATGCAGCTGCAAGAGAagaaggagcagcagcagctggatcAGCCGTTGGATGAAAGCAGCGAAGCATCCTCCAGCACTTCGATGACTGCGCTACATGGCGAAGACTCGGCCAGCGATTCGGCAAGCGGCGTAAGTAAAGCGTTAAGGCCAACAACTGTATTAACAATCGCGACTGAAGGTTTGCAGCAaccagtaacaacaacaactagtgAAGTGGAGACTATAACAGCAACTGAAGGCGAAAGCGAGGAGGAGCGCAGAGTGcagacaataacaacaattgatgCGGCAAAACTTGCAGCGGAGTGTCTAACGCGTCAGCTGGAAATACGTTTAAAGAAGTTGACATCGCAGGATATTGAACAGCTGCGTGGACTGCGCGTGTTGATCAAACGCACAAATTTTGAATCATATTACAAAGCAAAGGCAGAGGAGGCCACCACGCCGCCAACGGAGGAAGCGCGCACACGTTTAGTAGCATTGGGACGACCACGCatgaagcagctgcagcgtcttAAGCCCAACCAATCGGACTCCTCCAGCTCCACCGAAACAGAGGACAAAGTGAAGGCTTGTCCTGCCTCGCAGCGACGCAAGCGCGTGCTCAAAGCCCAACAAGCCAGCAAATCCATCAAGCAGCTCAAGCGCAAGCGACCGCGTCACATAACCGCCGATGTCATTGAGCTCAGCTCGGATTCCTTGAGCAGCTCGCTGTCGCCGCTGCCACTGAACATGCCCGTGACCGTCACTGTGCACTCACACTACGCACACTTGGACGATCCGCTCTATGAGGAGGAAATTGTGCCGTTCTAA
- the LOC108601130 gene encoding uncharacterized protein LOC108601130 isoform X2 produces the protein MDIILPNVRLQDEQKFLDCAAKFNYDAFQAQMFVFCTNQSDVDAYPLMGDDRLQQLIYAWDTCDVHNRECITEELEHMLKVLAHHTLQLWFGEEWKYSVGSLKRMLLFFLNKGCSALMQVKGLCGIDWHYLLNLQAAPWRLPYLQQLFINLRRNKKQEIEHDVPAATAEDVTYYQQEPLYLIILRLIKLFDAGNWEAVKQLSLRVLSAWLQLHATSSAQCLQQDKNITLVAHLYLMTVFGADDNAGFKIDNLMYNIRFYMRGLQEQPCVELLSYTPALLIAHICVLLGLGKHSFFEQIVFKQFSLNLVHPFAVALEAYASYVLGNQLLELMALNEHDFMAQFEQFKQLMQHYVNQRELSEQFLFNELQKQEAQRNSHCLPHVVKLNLNFQHLICKGNRASNIGNYKNCDDDEKPMLVPEADDELDRQIDPIFQNVPYNAQVLDFVYKLLSQRSHRGWQFAKIALLLKIIGQKLNTIEVWRYHPGLTTQFMLNLELKLADSYADLAKVFHEHAFMEAEFWLTAFYLHPTRANYIEVKRCSRIKTKRLEEDEPMPSRPSRCFKIENAKYELLSSTIDVDEIVAVTNHYDAVTDYDAVLRILQALRLPRSIVKDLLTVAFLPRNKRYSWALDWSTLQERCEALLKSPELKRKFVALNMAEASDGLKFLKIDYAKYKNRPQLDYGSIEQGYEAAANMPEEHEEQPAPELDAEAAREKAALERKRKRSKFWDEVSEDDEEEEQQQTDEEEDYYTGAGRRTRVRAAAVVANAMISDMERAMRSGRVQTSAEQAEELQVEDAPPLPAAEPEQPKRRFGELLQACAKVNNTTSGFSAITDIWNCDKQELQHIEADDCMFMESRGLMAKFMQLQEKKEQQQLDQPLDESSEASSSTSMTALHGEDSASDSASGVCSNQ, from the exons ATGGATATAATACTGCCAAATGTGCGTTTGCAGGATGAGCAAAAATTTCTGGATTGCGCAGCTAAATTTAACTATGACGCATTTCAAGCG caaatgtttgtgttttgcaCAAACCAAAGTGATGTGGATGCATATCCGCTAATGGGTGACGATCGTTTGCAGCAATTGATTTATGCGTGGGATACGTGCGATGTGCATAACAGAGAATGCATAACAGAGGAGCTGGAGCATATGTTGAAAGTGCTGGCGCATCATACGCTGCAGCTGTGGTTCGGCGAGGAGTGGAAATACAGCGTGGGCAGTCTCAAACgcatgttgttgttctttttaaACAAAGGCTGCAGCGCGCTAATGCAAGTTAAAGGACTTTGCGGTATTGATTGGCACTACTtgttaaatttgcaagcagcacCTTGGCGCTTGCCGTACCTacagcaattgtttattaatctgcgtagaaacaaaaagcaagaaatAGAACATGATGTGCCAGCAGCTACAGCGGAGG ATGTAACTTATTATCAACAAGAGCCGCTGTACTTAATAATCTTGCGGCTGATAAAACTTTTTGATGCCGGCAACTGGGAAGCTGTAAAGCAATTGTCACTGCGTGTGCTCTCAGCTTGGCTAcagctgcatgccacaagcagcgCGCAGTGCCTGCAACAGGATAAGAACATAACACTTGTAGCGCATCTCTATCTGATGACAGTCTTTGGTGCGGATGATAATGCAGGCTTTAAGATAGACAATCTG ATGTACAACATACGCTTCTATATGCGTGGCCTGCAGGAACAGCCCTGTGTGGAGCTACTCAGCTATACGCCTGCGCTTTTGATAGCGCATATTTGCGTGCTGCTGGGGCTGGGCAAGCACAGCTTCTTCGAGCAAATTGTGTTTAAGCAGTTTAGCTTGAATCTGGTGCATCCCTTTGCTGTTGCCTTGGAGGCTTATGCCAGCTATGTGCTGGGCAATCAACTGCTGGAGCTAATGGCGCTCAATGAGCACGACTTTATGGCGCAATTTGAGCAGTTCAAGCAGCTGATGCAACACTATGTGAACCAGCGTGAACTAAGCGAACAATTTCTATTCAACGAGCTGCAGAAACAGGAAGCGCAAAGGAACAGCCACTGCCTGCCGCATGTAGTGAAGCTGAATCTCAACTTTCAGCATTTGATATGCAAGGGCAACAGAGCGAGTAATATAGGCAACTATAAGAACTGCGATGATGATGAGAAACCAATGCTAGTGCCTGAAGCGGACGATGAGCTGGACAGACAAATCGATCCCATATTTCAAAATGTGCCATACAATGCGCAAGTGTtggattttgtttataaattgctatCGCAGCGC AGCCACCGAGGCTGGCAGTTTGCAAAAATAGCTTTGCTGTTGAAGATCATTGGACAGAAACTGAATACCATAGAGGTATGGCGCTATCATCCTGGACTCACTACACAATTCATGCTTAATCTGGAGCTTAAGCTGGCCGACAGCTACGCCGACTTGGCCAAGGTTTTTCACGAACACGCATTCATGGAGGCCGAGTTCTGGCTAACCGCGTTCTATTTGCATCCCACACGCGCCAATTATATCGAAGTCAAGCGCTGTTCgcgcattaaaacaaaacgctTGGAGGAGGACGAGCCCATGCCCAGTCGTCCGTCGCGTTGCTTTAAAATTGAGAATGCCAAATATGAGCTGCTGAGCTCCACAATCGATGTGGATGAAATTGTAGCGGTGACCAATCACTACGATGCTGTTACTGACTACGATGCAGTCTTAAGGATACTGCAGGCCTTGCGCCTGCCACGCAGCATTGTTAAGGATCTGCTGACTGTTGCCTTTCTGCCGCGCAATAAACGCTACTCCTGGGCGCTGGACTGGAGCACGTTGCAAGAGCGCTGCGAAGCGCTGCTGAAAAGTCCCGAGCTAAAGCGCAAATTTGTGGCACTCAACATGGCGGAGGCGAGTGATGGCCTGAAGTTCTTGAAAATAGATTATGCCAAGTATAAGAATAGACCGCAGCTGGACTATGGCAGCATAGAGCAAGGCTATGAGGCAGCGGCAAACATGCCAGAGGAGCACGAAgagcagccagcgccagagcTGGATGCGGAGGCGGCACGCGAGAAGGCGGCGCTTGAAAGAAAACGCAAACGCAGCAAATTTTGGGATGAAG TGAGTGAAgatgatgaggaggaggagcagcagcaaacggaTGAGGAGGAAGATTATTATACAGGCGCGGGGCGTAGAACACGCGtacgcgctgctgctgtagtaGCCAATGCTATGATCTCAGACATGGAAAGAGCAATGCGCAGTGGCCGCGTGCAGACGTCAGCGGAGCAAGCAGAAGAGCTGCAAGTGGAAGATGCGCCAccactgccagcagcagaaCCAGAGCAGCCAAAGCGTCGCTTTGGTGAGCTGCTACAAGCCTGCGCCAAAGTGAACAACACGACAAGTGGATTTAGTGCCATTACTGATATTTGGAACTGTGACAAGCAGGAGTTGCAGCATATCGAGGCGGATGACTGCATGTTTATGGAAAGCAGAGGCTTGATGGCCAAGTTTATGCAGCTGCAAGAGAagaaggagcagcagcagctggatcAGCCGTTGGATGAAAGCAGCGAAGCATCCTCCAGCACTTCGATGACTGCGCTACATGGCGAAGACTCGGCCAGCGATTCGGCAAGCGGC GTTTGCAGCAaccagtaa